In Macadamia integrifolia cultivar HAES 741 chromosome 5, SCU_Mint_v3, whole genome shotgun sequence, a single window of DNA contains:
- the LOC122080205 gene encoding mitochondrial phosphate carrier protein 3, mitochondrial-like: protein MAFSDNARQSLVPSFLYSTSPSNKTLDFEKLLNRRQSSPSVSTPSSLSTTNGVSKSFVIPAPSEPGKIAMYSPAFYAACTAGGILSCGLTHMAVTPLDLVKCNMQIDPAKYKSISSGFGVLLKEQGVKGFFRGWVPTLLGYSMQGACKFGFYEFFKKYYSDIAGPEYAAKYKTLIYLAGSASAEVIADIALCPMEAVKVRVQTQPGFAKGLSDGFPKFVKAQGYSGLYKGLVPLWGRQIPYTMMKFATFETVVEMMYKYAIPTPKEQCSKSLQLGVSFAGGYVAGVFCAVVSHPADNLVSFLNNSQGASVGDAVKKLGVWGLFTRGLPLRIVMIGTLTGAQWVIYDAFKVFVGLPTTGGAAPPPATAPEP from the exons ATGGCTTTCTCCGATAACGCTCGCCAATCTCTCGTCCCAAGCTTTCTCTATTCGACATCTCCGTCGAATAAAACCCTagattttgagaagttgttgAACCGAAGACAGAGCTCGCCATCGGTATCAACTCCATCATCCCTGTCAACTACAAATGGAGTTTCAAAAAGTTTCGTAATTCCTGCTCCCAGCGAGCCTGGGAAGATCGCTATGTATTCCCCTGCTTTTTACGCAGCTTGTACTGCTGGTGGAATATTGAGTTGTGGACTTACTCATATGGCCGTTACTCCTCTGGATCTGGTTAAATGTAATATGCAG ATCGACCCCGCAAAGTACAAGAGCATCAGTTCTGGGTTTGGAGTTTTGCTTAAAGAGCAGGGGGTTAAAGGTTTCTTCAGGGGTTGGGTGCCAACCCTGCTTGGGTATAGCATGCAGGGTGCCTGCAAATTTGGATTCTATGAGTTCTTTAAGAAGTACTACTCAGACATTGCTGGGCCTGAGTATGCAGCCAAGTACAAAACCTTGATCTACCTTGCTGGTTCTGCATCTGCTGAAGTGATTGCCGATATTGCCCTGTGCCCTATGGAGGCGGTGAAGGTCCGTGTCCAAACCCAGCCTGGGTTTGCCAAGGGTCTGTCTGATGGGTTCCCCAAGTTTGTCAAAGCACAAGGATATAGTGG GTTGTACAAAGGGCTTGTTCCACTATGGGGGCGTCAAATTCCAT ATACCATGATGAAGTTTGCAACCTTTGAGACTGTTGTGGAGATGATGTACAAGTACGCCATTCCCACCCCAAAGGAGCAATGCAGCAAATCTTTACAGCTGGGTGTTAGCTTTGCTGGTGGATATGTGGCTGGTGTTTTCTGTGCTGTTGTCTCTCACCCAGCTGACAATCTTGTCTCCTTCCTCAACAATTCCCAGGGGGCCTCTGTGGGTGAT GCTGTGAAGAAGCTAGGGGTGTGGGGTCTCTTTACCCGTGGTCTTCCTCTTCGTATTGTGATGATCGGCACCCTTACTGGAGCTCAATG